In Chryseobacterium oranimense, a single window of DNA contains:
- a CDS encoding alpha/beta fold hydrolase: MPIINVNHKQVHIQELNKGAEQTVVLIHGMFSNLSIYYFNIAPILAKHFHVVMYDLKSHGMSERFTDGYDLESMSSDVLALMDVLNLKKAHLAGYSFGGLIALKTALKAPERVSQLVVIEAPDPQDEKARNIIDEYSKEFLEHYVANFTDTTKVQMGKRQMEKNHRMYEFLFEKTSIKADMIREKHFLKEANFSELHTPTLLLYGSESNCKPTGEWLKTQIISSELELIPGDHNVPIQEPVRIAESMVHFLSQSLSNALTQNHG; this comes from the coding sequence ATGCCAATAATCAATGTAAACCATAAACAGGTTCATATTCAGGAACTCAACAAAGGAGCTGAACAGACAGTGGTGCTTATCCACGGGATGTTCAGCAACCTCTCCATTTATTATTTTAATATTGCCCCGATTCTGGCGAAGCATTTCCACGTGGTGATGTACGATCTGAAAAGCCACGGCATGAGCGAGCGTTTTACAGACGGCTACGATCTGGAAAGTATGTCATCTGATGTACTGGCTCTGATGGATGTTTTAAATCTTAAAAAAGCACATCTGGCCGGATACAGTTTCGGAGGATTGATTGCTTTGAAAACAGCACTGAAAGCGCCGGAACGTGTCAGTCAGCTGGTCGTTATAGAAGCCCCGGATCCTCAGGATGAAAAGGCCCGTAACATCATCGATGAGTATAGCAAAGAATTCCTCGAACATTACGTGGCTAATTTTACGGACACCACCAAAGTGCAGATGGGCAAAAGACAGATGGAGAAAAACCACCGGATGTATGAATTCCTGTTTGAAAAGACCAGCATCAAAGCAGACATGATCAGGGAAAAACATTTTCTGAAGGAAGCCAATTTCTCAGAGCTGCATACTCCCACACTTCTGCTTTACGGATCCGAATCGAACTGTAAACCTACAGGAGAATGGCTGAAAACGCAGATCATTTCATCTGAACTGGAACTTATTCCGGGAGATCACAATGTCCCGATACAGGAACCCGTTCGGATCGCAGAATCGATGGTTCATTTTTTATCTCAATCATTATCTAACGCATTAACACAAAATCATGGCTAA
- a CDS encoding glycosyltransferase, producing the protein MAKFVFVVPPLTGHVNPTLSIGAELLQRGHKVAWISLDKNLSTKLPVGGELLLIQYDQTNEEKRESESYLDIISKKVVYGIDSIKFLYDDVLIPLNRHCYNGIVTLLKQYQPDLVIGDHQLFAAAIAAKKLNLLYSTSVTAPAAIKMMDELPKVHEWEVNKIIELQKELGVTENSSLASSDLLTLVLTSKYFFGEMNLPENYQFTGPVLMERRISCEFDWDRLKSSTHKKILVSIGTTFDHDHKKAFFQKVVDAFKDEDLTVVLVSDPQLFDSWPENFMVYNQVPQLDLLPYLDGVVCHGGHNTVSEALSNGLPLVVIPIAYDQSHVAGRVVRTGAGERLNFNRFKSHHLNEAVKNILNHSEYKEAAETVRESFTEAGGTATAASLLEKALIPADETIKPGSKFLFVIPPFFGHISPTLSVGASLIARGHEVKWFGITPLDNKHIPEGGSYFYPEEDLIPFQEDIKRILKRQDDGPACSGPEVMKLALEETYVPFAKMMMPGLERLVQQWKPDVLVNDCITFGGALFAHKHHIPCVTTTPVPPDVMGDTANNAPKIFEWQQNLIKDLQKEVGINDEGIFIHSNKLNLVFTSQTFADFETVPSHMRFVGPVKGRPNPAPFDWEKLEASTTPKIFVSLGTLLVDIRKAFFEKVIAAFADQPVTVIAATPPDIFDEWPSNFIVNGFVPQSALMPHMDAVICHGGFNTVNDTFTNGLPMLITPIAYDHFHIAKLIEKAGCGISIRYKRLRVEALRETVFELLENPAYRNAAKEVQANLLNAGGNDRAVELLEDFVEQHRSTLVTV; encoded by the coding sequence ATGGCTAAATTTGTATTTGTTGTTCCACCATTGACGGGCCATGTCAATCCAACCTTAAGCATCGGCGCAGAATTACTGCAACGGGGGCATAAAGTGGCCTGGATCAGTCTTGACAAAAATTTAAGTACAAAACTTCCTGTCGGGGGAGAACTTTTGCTCATTCAATATGACCAGACCAACGAGGAGAAAAGAGAAAGTGAAAGCTATCTCGATATTATTTCTAAAAAAGTAGTCTACGGTATCGACAGTATTAAGTTTCTTTACGATGACGTATTGATTCCTTTAAACAGACATTGCTACAATGGAATTGTTACCCTGCTGAAACAGTATCAACCTGATTTGGTGATTGGAGATCATCAGTTATTTGCTGCCGCTATTGCCGCTAAAAAACTGAATCTTCTCTACAGCACGTCCGTTACCGCTCCGGCCGCCATTAAAATGATGGACGAGTTGCCTAAAGTACACGAATGGGAAGTCAATAAAATCATTGAACTACAGAAAGAACTGGGCGTAACGGAAAACAGTTCATTGGCTTCTTCCGATCTGTTGACCCTTGTTTTAACTTCAAAATATTTTTTTGGCGAAATGAATCTGCCGGAAAATTATCAGTTCACAGGACCAGTTCTTATGGAACGCCGCATCTCCTGTGAATTCGATTGGGACAGATTGAAAAGCAGCACCCACAAAAAGATCCTGGTAAGCATCGGAACCACTTTCGATCATGATCATAAAAAAGCATTCTTCCAAAAAGTGGTAGATGCCTTTAAAGATGAAGATCTTACCGTTGTATTAGTCTCTGATCCGCAGCTTTTTGACAGCTGGCCGGAGAACTTTATGGTCTACAATCAGGTTCCTCAACTGGATCTCTTGCCTTATCTGGATGGAGTCGTTTGTCACGGCGGTCACAATACCGTTTCTGAAGCCCTTTCCAATGGTCTTCCGTTGGTTGTAATCCCGATTGCGTATGATCAGTCTCATGTAGCAGGACGCGTCGTGCGTACCGGAGCAGGAGAGCGTCTTAATTTTAACAGATTTAAATCCCATCACTTAAACGAAGCTGTGAAAAATATATTAAATCATTCAGAATATAAAGAAGCTGCTGAAACGGTTCGTGAATCTTTCACCGAAGCCGGAGGTACAGCCACTGCAGCCAGTTTGCTCGAAAAAGCATTAATCCCTGCTGATGAAACCATAAAGCCGGGGTCTAAATTTTTATTTGTGATCCCACCGTTTTTTGGTCATATCAGTCCGACCTTAAGCGTAGGAGCCAGTCTGATTGCCCGTGGACACGAAGTAAAATGGTTTGGAATTACTCCTTTAGATAATAAACATATTCCGGAAGGAGGAAGTTATTTTTATCCTGAAGAAGATCTTATTCCGTTTCAGGAAGATATCAAACGTATTTTAAAGAGACAGGATGACGGGCCAGCGTGTTCAGGACCTGAAGTGATGAAGCTCGCCCTGGAAGAAACCTATGTTCCGTTTGCTAAAATGATGATGCCTGGTCTGGAACGTCTTGTACAGCAGTGGAAACCTGATGTCCTGGTGAATGACTGCATCACTTTCGGAGGAGCTCTTTTTGCCCACAAACACCATATTCCGTGTGTAACGACTACGCCTGTTCCTCCCGATGTAATGGGGGATACCGCGAATAATGCCCCAAAAATATTCGAATGGCAGCAAAATCTGATCAAAGATCTTCAAAAAGAAGTGGGGATCAATGATGAAGGTATTTTTATCCATTCCAATAAGCTGAATCTGGTATTCACATCGCAAACTTTTGCAGATTTTGAAACGGTACCGTCCCATATGAGATTTGTAGGTCCGGTAAAAGGACGTCCGAATCCGGCTCCGTTTGACTGGGAAAAGCTGGAAGCATCTACGACCCCAAAAATATTTGTATCACTTGGAACACTGTTGGTAGATATCCGGAAAGCCTTTTTTGAAAAAGTGATTGCCGCGTTTGCAGATCAGCCTGTAACAGTGATCGCAGCCACTCCGCCGGACATATTTGATGAATGGCCTTCTAATTTTATTGTGAACGGCTTTGTCCCTCAATCTGCATTGATGCCCCATATGGATGCGGTGATCTGTCACGGAGGTTTTAATACCGTTAACGATACATTCACCAACGGATTACCGATGTTGATTACCCCTATTGCCTACGACCATTTTCATATTGCTAAATTAATTGAAAAGGCAGGTTGCGGAATCAGCATCCGATACAAACGATTAAGGGTTGAGGCTCTTCGTGAAACTGTTTTTGAACTGCTGGAAAATCCGGCGTACAGAAACGCAGCGAAGGAGGTTCAGGCCAATTTGCTGAATGCCGGTGGTAATGACCGTGCGGTAGAGCTTCTGGAAGATTTTGTAGAACAACATCGTTCAACATTAGTTACGGTATAG
- a CDS encoding condensation domain-containing protein — MRRKLLFGERMLLGDGTEPFNAVIPFRLRGTFKEENIQHALNQIQRKHPWLRALISHDENNIPWFEVPERRLPIPIRMVVRKGEDDWKEESAREWKTLFNYGELPLIRFVWIKGEEVSDMLFSFHHCLCDGGSAMAFMYEFLQLLDRPTAEIGVENPILGIHDVVPAEILTNRKQKLKAKVIGRLAATAIKCIPVSKKAIDRQNDYLIHWKFDKEMSQELIAYCKSQEVTVNTFLSAAVLQAFKKVRGAAAFNKVSCPVDIRRFAKQIKEDHIFAFGLMIVVSANQKISFSENLRLMQESVERKTSKLNPYITMMVMESAHDALKNFTKLLKHGKSSNDCMFSNLGRIQIPHQYKEFTLDTIFSPSVIGPLGNTTTMVTSTFNGEMDFSFVGSEGYLPYAEALAIRDEVIQTVKLQLDHIAVL; from the coding sequence ATGCGACGAAAATTGTTATTTGGTGAGCGCATGCTGCTGGGTGACGGAACAGAGCCCTTCAATGCGGTGATTCCGTTCCGGTTGCGCGGAACCTTTAAAGAGGAAAATATTCAACATGCGCTGAATCAGATTCAGCGCAAACATCCGTGGTTGAGAGCACTCATCAGTCATGATGAAAATAATATCCCGTGGTTTGAAGTTCCGGAAAGACGTCTGCCCATCCCGATACGGATGGTTGTCCGAAAAGGGGAGGATGACTGGAAAGAAGAATCCGCAAGAGAGTGGAAAACCTTATTTAATTACGGAGAATTACCGCTGATCCGTTTTGTATGGATCAAAGGGGAAGAGGTTTCAGATATGCTTTTTTCTTTTCATCACTGTTTGTGTGATGGTGGTTCTGCAATGGCTTTCATGTATGAATTTTTGCAGCTGCTGGATCGTCCTACTGCAGAAATTGGGGTGGAAAATCCCATACTCGGAATTCATGATGTGGTTCCTGCTGAGATTTTAACGAATCGCAAACAAAAACTGAAAGCGAAAGTGATCGGAAGGCTGGCCGCAACAGCCATCAAATGTATTCCTGTCAGCAAAAAAGCTATTGACCGGCAAAATGATTATCTGATCCACTGGAAATTTGACAAAGAAATGAGTCAGGAGCTGATTGCTTACTGTAAATCACAGGAAGTTACGGTTAATACGTTCCTGAGTGCGGCAGTCCTTCAGGCATTTAAAAAAGTGAGAGGGGCAGCGGCCTTCAATAAGGTATCGTGTCCGGTAGATATCAGACGGTTTGCAAAGCAGATCAAGGAGGATCATATTTTTGCTTTCGGGCTGATGATCGTGGTTTCAGCGAATCAAAAAATAAGTTTCTCAGAAAATTTAAGACTGATGCAGGAATCTGTAGAACGGAAAACCTCCAAACTGAATCCTTACATTACCATGATGGTGATGGAATCCGCGCATGATGCTTTGAAAAATTTCACGAAGCTGTTAAAGCACGGCAAATCTTCCAACGACTGTATGTTTTCCAATCTGGGACGCATTCAGATTCCTCATCAATACAAGGAATTTACACTGGATACCATTTTCAGTCCTTCGGTGATTGGGCCTTTGGGCAATACCACAACGATGGTGACATCAACATTCAACGGGGAAATGGATTTTTCATTTGTAGGAAGCGAAGGATATTTACCATATGCTGAAGCCCTGGCGATTCGTGATGAGGTGATTCAGACGGTGAAATTACAATTAGACCACATAGCAGTATTATGA